In Helianthus annuus cultivar XRQ/B chromosome 9, HanXRQr2.0-SUNRISE, whole genome shotgun sequence, the following are encoded in one genomic region:
- the LOC110880315 gene encoding DNA-dependent metalloprotease WSS1 — protein sequence MNLNDLNKVWEIKPLKMPRENEARDILDKVAKQVQPIMRNRGWKVNLLSEFWPSNPALLGLNVNGGQEVKLRLRRQNNQWDFFPYEQILDTMLHELCHNQYGPHNAHFYNLLDEIRKECEQLMAKGITGTGQGFDLRGKRLGGFTRQPPLSSLRQKALAAAETRVQRGPSGPKRLGGDSSLRAVLTPIQAAAMAAERRLHDDLWCSSQVEGTSVLPDIISCGGESTPVSNDEKEEEAAANASWQCGACTLLNKPLSLTCEACETQRIDVKNANANTKMWPCKFCTLQNPVAKERCLACGEWKYSYGPPTATRGPYPGT from the exons ATGAATCTCAACGATCTCAACAAAGTCTGGGAAATTAAGCCTCTGAAGATGCCCCGAGAAAACGAGGCAAGGGATATTCTTGACAAGGTTGCAAAGCAGGTTCAACCAATCATGCGTAACCGCGGATGGAAAGTCAACCTCCTTTCTGAGTTTTG GCCCTCCAATCCTGCCCTCCTTGGCCTCAATGTCAATGGTGGCCAGGAAGTAAAGTTAAGGCTTCGCAGGCAAAATAACCAGTGGGACTTTTTTCCTTATGAGCAGATTCTTGACACCATGCTTCATGAGCTCTGCCACAATCAATATGGCCCACATAATGCCCATTTCTACAATCTACTCGATGAAATTAGAAAG GAATGTGAACAACTTATGGCTAAAGGTATAACGGGTACGGGTCAAGGCTTTGACCTTCGTGGGAAAAGATTAGGTGGATTTACACGTCAACCCCCTTTGTCATCCCTTAGACAGAAAGCGCTGGCTGCTGCTGAAACTAGAGTCCAACGGGGGCCTTCTGGCCCAAAACGTCTTGGTGGGGATAGCAGTTTGAGGGCTGTCCTTACCCCGATTCAAGCCGCCGCCATGGCAGCAGAAAGGAGACTGCATGATGACTTGTGGTGCTCTTCTCAGGTTGAGGGAACCTCTGTCTTACCGGATATAATAAGCTGTGGTGGTGAGTCTACACCGGTAAGCAATgatgaaaaagaagaagaagcagCAGCGAATGCATCATGGCAATGTGGAGCTTGTACGCTATTAAACAAG CCATTGAGTCTGACGTGTGAGGCTTGTGAAACCCAAAGAATAGATGTGAAGAATGCAAATGCAAATACAAAAATGTGGCCGTGTAAATTTTGTACTCTACAAAACCCTGTTGCAAAGGAACGATGTTTAGCTTGTGGAGAATGGAAATATTCATATGGTCCTCCTACAGCTACACGCGGCCCGTATCCTGGTACATAA
- the LOC110876999 gene encoding putative pentatricopeptide repeat-containing protein At3g18840, which translates to IFAYNQLIHLYSKHGLIKDACSKLFDEMPDRNVFTWNAIISAHIKSNNLDHSELLFNTAPYKDSVTYNSMLSGYANSAGYETKAINLFKQMHSVRHEARVDEFSLTRMCNLTTKLGNSWYGKQLHSFMVKTGNDISGFAVSALVNMYSKRGCFDEVYNAFNGCSYGSVDVVSKNAVVAACCKEGKVDMVMEIFSNQAELNDVVSWNTMIAGYAQYGYDKNAIEVARCMERNGFRWNAHTFTSVLNACSTLKCLKLGKELHARMLKQMINLNSNPFVSSGIVDVYCKCGNMKYAELIHSRICVDNMFSTTSMIVGYSSQQNMSQARRMFDSLKSKNSVVWSAMFSGYLNCNSCENVFE; encoded by the coding sequence ATATTCGCATACAACCAGCTCATACACTTATACTCCAAACATGGCCTCATCAAAGACGCCTGCAGCAAGCTGTTCGACGAAATGCCTGACCGAAACGTCTTCACTTGGAACGCCATAATCTCCGCCCATATTAAGTCCAACAACCTTGATCACTCCGAACTTCTATTCAACACAGCCCCATATAAAGATTCAGTGACATACAATTCAATGTTGTCAGGGTATGCAAACAGTGCGGGATATGAAACAAAGGCGATTAATTTGTTTAAGCAGATGCATTCTGTGAGGCATGAAGCGCGTGTTGATGAGTTTTCGCTTACTAGAATGTGTAACTTGACAACAAAGTTGGGGAATTCGTGGTACGGGAAGCAACTCCATTCGTTTATGGTGAAAACTGGGAATGATATAAGTGGGTTCGCAGTAAGTGCGTTAGTCAATATGTATTCGAAAAGAGGGTGCTTTGATGAAGTTTATAACGCGTTTAACGGCTGCAGTTACGGGTCTGTTGATGTGGTTTCGAAAAACGCAGTCGTTGCTGCGTGTTGCAAAGAAGGAAAAGTAGATATGGTGATGGAGATTTTCTCGAATCAGGCCGAGTTAAACGATGTGGTTTCTTGGAATACGATGATCGCGGGTTATGCACAATACGGGTATGATAAAAACGCTATTGAAGTAGCTCGTTGTATGGAGCGAAACGGGTTTAGATGGAATGCGCACACGTTCACTAGCGTGTTAAACGCGTGTTCGACTTTAAAATGTTTGAAATTGGGGAAAGAACTTCATGCCAGAATGTTGAAACAGATGATAAACTTGAATTCGAATCCTTTTGTTAGTAGCGGGATTGTTGATGTTTATTGCAAATGTGGCAACATGAAGTATGCGGAATTAATTCATTCGCGAATCTGTGTCGATAATATGTTCTCCACCACATCGATGATTGTTGGTTACTCTTCACAACAGAACATGTCACAAGCGCGACGGATGTTTGATTCGTTAAAATCGAAGAATTCGGTTGTCTGGTCTGCGATGTTTTCGGGTTATTTAAACTGCAATTCTTGTGAAAATGTGTTtgaa